Proteins from a single region of Macrotis lagotis isolate mMagLag1 chromosome 2, bilby.v1.9.chrom.fasta, whole genome shotgun sequence:
- the GPR25 gene encoding putative G-protein coupled receptor 25: protein MTTESWSPSPGERDENYEWSGDYGEPKFCPIPDLPYGHVFIPFLYLAAFGAGLVGNSFVVWLLSGQQGPRRLVDTFVLHLAVADLVFVVTLPFWATAAGLGGCWTFGEGLCKISSFIISVTRCASTLLLAGMSVDRYLAVVKVLDARPLRNQGCMLTTCGVIWIISILAGVPSLVYRKLLPKPEGPGSLCGDDPTDIFQWLSLLLLFLTFILPLVIILFCYSLIFRRLWNPPHLGRGRKNSLRIIFAIVGTFTCSWIPFSILKTFLHIAHLRALPLECPLVLVLRWGLTLSTCLAFVNSGANPIIYLLLDRSFRARARGSCKMIHPSLASRVSSASSLSGGDSSIFQGWALGRGRNTRMTPRLSLPLNP from the coding sequence ATGACAACAGAATCCTGGAGCCCCAGTCCTGGAGAGCGGGATGAAAATTATGAATGGTCTGGAGACTATGGGGAGCCAAAATTCTGTCCCATTCCTGACCTTCCCTATGGCCATGTCTTTATACCCTTCCTCTACCTGGCTGCCTTTGGGGCTGGGCTGGTGGGCAATTCCTTTGTGGTTTGGTTGCTGTCTGGGCAGCAAGGCCCCCGACGACTCGTGGATACCTTTGTGCTCCACCTGGCTGTGGCTGATCTGGTGTTTGTGGTCACCCTACCATTCTGGGCCACAGCTGCAGGCCTGGGTGGCTGTTGGACCTTTGGGGAGGGCCTTTGCAAGATCAGCAGTTTTATTATTTCAGTGACCCGATGTGCCAGTACGCTGCTTTTGGCTGGCATGAGTGTGGATAGATACTTAGCCGTGGTGAAAGTCCTGGACGCTAGGCCTCTTCGGAACCAGGGCTGCATGTTGACAACATGTGGAGTTATCTGGATCATCTCCATTCTGGCTGGTGTGCCCTCCCTTGTCTACCGGAAACTACTGCCCAAGCCAGAGGGTCCAGGCAGCCTGTGCGGGGATGACCCTACTGACATCTTCCAGTGGCTCAGTCTCCTGCTCCTCTTTCTCACATTCATCCTCCCTCTGGTTATCATCCTTTTTTGCTATTCCCTTATCTTTCGACGACTCTGGAATCCTCCCCACCTGGGCCGGGGCAGAAAGAACTCCCTCAGGATCATCTTTGCCATCGTGGGCACCTTCACTTGTTCCTGGATACCCTTTAGCATCCTGAAGACCTTTTTACACATTGCCCACCTGAGGGCTCTGCCTTTAGAATGCCCATTGGTTCTGGTACTGCGCTGGGGCCTTACCCTCTCTACCTGCCTCGCCTTCGTCAACAGTGGAGCCAACCCCATCATCTACCTACTTCTGGATCGCTCCTTCCGGGCTCGGGCTCGGGGGTCATGCAAAATGATCCATCCTTCCCTGGCAAGCAGAGTGAGCTCAGCCTCCTCTCTCTCAGGGGGTGACAGTTCTATATTCCAGGGCTGGGCCTTGGGACGGGGCCGAAACACCAGAATGACCCCGAGACTTTCCTTACCCCTGAACCCATGA